A genomic segment from Gammaproteobacteria bacterium encodes:
- a CDS encoding transketolase, producing MVPQNLPLSALTAKCGELRHLILETCINAGTGHVTSCMSCVEILVALYHGGLLRVDPANPKWDDRDRFILSKGQASPALYCTLADTGFFDRAELKKFAQPGGIFGVHLQHSVPGVEHTSGSLGMGFGLATGLALAARMDRRNHMVFALLGDGEQYEGSIWETAMFAAHHRLNNLVTIIDRNYLCTTDFTENLIGLEPLDDKWRSMGFSVKRIDGNDIGQVIDALRHARSRRTDRPLVIIADTTKGQGIDCMSYEPIWHGAAPSGAMAEQARTDLKRSFHE from the coding sequence ATGGTACCGCAAAACCTACCGCTCTCCGCCCTTACGGCTAAATGCGGAGAGCTTCGTCATCTTATCCTTGAAACATGCATCAATGCCGGGACTGGTCATGTAACTTCATGCATGTCCTGCGTTGAAATATTGGTCGCGCTCTATCACGGCGGATTGCTTAGAGTAGATCCTGCCAACCCAAAATGGGATGATCGTGATCGTTTTATCCTGTCCAAAGGACAGGCAAGCCCGGCGCTTTATTGCACGCTTGCTGACACTGGTTTTTTTGATCGCGCCGAACTAAAGAAATTTGCACAACCCGGCGGCATTTTCGGTGTACATTTGCAGCACTCAGTCCCAGGAGTCGAACATACCTCTGGCTCTCTCGGCATGGGTTTCGGATTAGCCACCGGATTGGCCCTTGCGGCGCGCATGGATCGCCGCAATCACATGGTATTCGCCCTGCTGGGAGATGGCGAACAATATGAGGGTTCGATCTGGGAGACAGCGATGTTCGCGGCCCATCATCGCCTCAACAATCTCGTGACGATAATCGACCGCAATTATCTCTGCACCACCGACTTCACCGAGAATCTAATCGGGCTGGAACCCCTCGACGACAAATGGCGGAGCATGGGTTTCTCGGTCAAGCGGATCGATGGCAACGACATTGGGCAAGTAATTGATGCCTTACGTCATGCACGGTCGCGACGTACCGACCGTCCACTGGTAATCATCGCAGATACTACCAAGGGACAGGGTATCGATTGCATGTCCTACGAACCGATCTGGCACGGCGCAGCCCCTAGTGGGGCAATGGCCGAGCAGGCACGGACCGACCTGAAGAGGAGCTTCCACGAATGA
- a CDS encoding hypothetical protein (Evidence 5 : Unknown function), whose protein sequence is MSTIESWLQQAVQQQQNGNLAAAEKIYQSILSLNPTHAVALHQIGIIEFEQSHYDRALSFTEESLRLAPNQPQWWWDYANILKAVGDLASANRSYEKAILLNGNMLKDAGRIQEAIFNYQKILEMNPDNDTARRSLADLQSTGQGKLISGLDELVQHLFRKGYDHDAMLVRAAFNELSERNIPLRLGEIKVCNVKNTLRWARDNDFELIKVALEASRVPEYVEYDSFPLWKDSIQMYFQEMNNDFHVVHAKDVIVSSLGDWNRFDMLSRCNDILIEDPFWLDFIVGKGIFRAIATEPSQDTAKMLIDFTDSPLIEIADECFFIGSSTNWGHWVLDCLTILFVFGSLPERTGLKLVFGPLNDNQRACLTLLGISREHFIELRVVPGKVIRYHFNRLLFTPVSALRPAAFRYLRSHFSAAIANGGPQPELIYVSRRHEAPRHRIHNIEEVEEVFRKKGFMIIDNLKEIPTERLVLMLSKARVVVVSVGADLGNLAMCRESAVAMILVTAYCHHPSTNIEMVRRQFIPYFFGVGLLTVFVSGVPVNPHDSSIDALAHYDPKELERAIERAFERSRVG, encoded by the coding sequence ATGTCGACCATTGAATCATGGTTGCAACAAGCAGTACAGCAACAACAAAATGGAAATCTTGCGGCGGCAGAGAAGATATACCAGAGTATTTTGTCGTTGAATCCCACCCATGCCGTCGCATTACATCAAATCGGAATCATCGAATTTGAGCAATCACATTACGATAGGGCTCTCTCGTTCACTGAAGAATCATTGCGTTTGGCGCCAAATCAGCCGCAATGGTGGTGGGATTATGCCAACATACTAAAAGCTGTGGGTGACCTCGCTTCTGCCAATCGTAGTTACGAGAAGGCTATATTGCTCAATGGTAATATGTTGAAAGACGCAGGTCGTATCCAGGAGGCAATTTTTAATTATCAAAAAATCCTTGAGATGAACCCAGATAATGATACGGCGCGTAGATCATTAGCTGACCTACAATCTACTGGCCAAGGTAAACTGATCTCTGGGCTTGATGAACTGGTGCAGCATCTATTCAGGAAAGGGTATGACCATGATGCAATGTTGGTTCGCGCTGCTTTTAATGAGTTGTCCGAGCGCAATATTCCGCTACGCCTCGGCGAGATTAAAGTTTGTAACGTGAAGAATACTCTGAGGTGGGCTCGCGATAACGATTTTGAACTCATTAAAGTGGCGCTTGAGGCGAGCCGAGTCCCTGAGTATGTAGAATACGATAGTTTTCCCTTGTGGAAAGATTCGATACAAATGTATTTTCAGGAAATGAACAACGATTTCCATGTGGTACATGCAAAAGATGTTATCGTCAGCTCCCTGGGAGATTGGAATAGGTTTGATATGCTTTCGCGATGCAACGATATTTTGATTGAGGATCCATTTTGGTTGGATTTTATTGTGGGGAAAGGTATCTTTCGAGCGATTGCCACAGAACCATCGCAAGATACCGCAAAAATGCTTATTGACTTTACTGATTCACCGCTGATAGAGATTGCAGACGAATGTTTTTTTATTGGGAGCAGCACCAATTGGGGGCACTGGGTATTAGATTGCCTTACCATACTTTTTGTTTTTGGGAGCCTACCCGAGAGAACTGGGTTGAAGTTAGTGTTTGGTCCACTCAATGATAATCAACGGGCCTGTCTAACTCTTTTAGGGATATCGCGAGAGCATTTTATTGAACTTAGGGTTGTGCCTGGAAAGGTTATTCGTTACCATTTTAACCGGCTGCTCTTTACCCCGGTAAGTGCGCTGCGGCCCGCCGCGTTTCGGTATCTGCGGAGTCATTTTTCGGCAGCGATTGCTAATGGGGGGCCGCAACCTGAATTGATCTATGTATCGCGGCGTCATGAAGCGCCCCGACACCGCATACACAACATTGAGGAGGTCGAGGAGGTCTTTAGGAAGAAAGGTTTTATGATTATTGACAACCTCAAGGAGATTCCGACGGAACGTTTAGTGCTGATGCTGAGTAAGGCCAGGGTTGTCGTGGTGTCGGTAGGTGCGGATCTTGGTAACCTAGCGATGTGTCGAGAATCGGCGGTGGCAATGATTCTGGTGACGGCATATTGTCATCACCCCAGTACCAATATCGAAATGGTGCGTCGTCAGTTTATCCCGTATTTTTTTGGTGTGGGACTGCTGACCGTATTTGTATCCGGCGTACCCGTGAATCCGCACGATTCATCAATCGATGCCTTGGCTCATTACGATCCAAAAGAGCTTGAACGAGCAATCGAGCGAGCCTTTGAGCGTAGTCGAGTTGGCTAA